In one window of Bacillus mesophilus DNA:
- a CDS encoding LolA family protein, with product MRKKLGFVLLAMLVLLALAGCGEKSQEDVVKALGTKMEEISGYKATAKMTLQTGAEEQVYDVGIWHSKPHYYKVDLKNVQKDQSQMILRNDEGVFVLTPALNKSFRFQSDWPLNSSQAYLYESLVKDILGDKEAVFKATEEHYVFETKTNYKNSKAIPVQEITLNKKDLTPVLVKVMDPDRNPLLQVEFTSVELNASFDEGAFDMNRNMTAAQIDVPTMAGQAQNTPFEVLYPFELPEGVKLIGEKEIETEEGKRLILSYGGEGKNFTLIQERADVATVTTTSMVSGEPVDLGFTVGALTENSISWSHNGVEFMIASNDLTQEELLMVASSVQGQSIK from the coding sequence ATGCGAAAGAAATTAGGTTTCGTTTTACTAGCAATGCTAGTTCTCCTTGCATTAGCAGGGTGTGGAGAAAAGAGTCAAGAAGATGTGGTAAAGGCTTTAGGTACAAAGATGGAGGAAATTTCAGGTTATAAGGCAACAGCAAAGATGACGCTACAAACTGGAGCAGAAGAGCAGGTGTATGATGTTGGGATTTGGCACTCTAAGCCACACTATTACAAGGTAGATTTAAAGAATGTTCAAAAAGATCAAAGCCAAATGATCTTACGTAACGATGAAGGTGTATTCGTTCTAACACCAGCACTAAACAAAAGCTTCCGTTTCCAAAGTGATTGGCCTTTAAACAGCAGTCAAGCATACCTATATGAATCCTTAGTTAAGGATATTTTAGGTGATAAAGAAGCTGTATTCAAAGCAACAGAAGAACACTATGTATTTGAAACGAAAACAAATTACAAAAACAGCAAGGCTATTCCAGTTCAGGAAATTACTCTAAATAAAAAGGACTTAACTCCTGTTTTAGTTAAAGTAATGGACCCAGATCGTAATCCTTTACTTCAAGTAGAGTTTACGAGCGTCGAGTTAAATGCAAGCTTTGATGAAGGTGCATTTGATATGAACAGAAATATGACAGCGGCACAAATTGATGTTCCGACGATGGCGGGTCAAGCTCAAAACACACCATTTGAAGTGTTATATCCATTTGAATTACCAGAGGGTGTAAAGCTAATTGGTGAGAAGGAAATTGAGACTGAAGAAGGAAAACGCCTAATCCTTTCATATGGTGGAGAAGGTAAAAACTTCACATTAATTCAAGAACGTGCAGATGTTGCTACGGTGACTACTACTTCTATGGTAAGTGGAGAGCCAGTTGATCTTGGTTTCACAGTAGGTGCACTAACAGAAAATTCAATTTCATGGTCACATAACGGAGTTGAATTCATGATTGCATCTAACGACCTTACTCAAGAGGAGCTATTAATGGTTGCTAGCTCTGTTCAAGGTCAATCAATTAAATAA
- a CDS encoding PH domain-containing protein, producing MNSPKRLHPVAAILRFLRSLRELALPLVIFIFVGGGRERLFDTLYVVGIIVIVLGMLIFGILTWLRFTYRVEKDELRIESGVFVRKKRYIPIEKIQSIDVSSGVIQRMFGLVKVQVETAGGGDEAEAVLSAVTKVEAEELKVVLSKRTYTDEQDEKIEEIDEVVLSPKDILIMASTSGGVGVVLSALFAFLTQVDEFIPYDYVYGVARNVVGSSVVIIVVGVVFVTLLAWIVAIVSASVKFGNYKLVKRGENLYISRGLLEKREMTIPIKRIQAVRVQENIVRQLFGFASIYIEVAGGAIDKKEETSTFLLPIVSKKEVPKLLERFTPDFIVDSEVNSLPKRAQKRYIFRTIIPSIVVILIISLLLNPWGYISVILLPIAYLVGVSMYREAGWVVKENRLLLRYRFLNRHTVFARRNRIQAFHFIHSFFQRKSLLASIVVSTQSKLTGKHFKVMDVDEVDAIELYHWYSYEKKQPS from the coding sequence ATGAATAGTCCAAAGAGACTTCATCCAGTAGCGGCAATTCTAAGATTTCTCCGTTCACTTAGAGAATTAGCACTTCCACTAGTGATTTTTATTTTTGTCGGGGGCGGGAGAGAACGATTATTTGATACCCTGTATGTTGTTGGTATTATTGTGATCGTGCTTGGAATGCTCATTTTTGGTATTCTTACGTGGTTACGATTTACGTATAGAGTAGAGAAGGACGAGCTTCGGATTGAATCTGGTGTCTTTGTTAGGAAAAAGCGATATATTCCCATTGAGAAGATACAATCAATCGATGTTTCATCAGGAGTCATTCAGCGGATGTTTGGACTTGTTAAGGTTCAGGTAGAGACAGCTGGTGGAGGAGATGAAGCAGAAGCAGTTTTATCAGCAGTAACTAAGGTAGAAGCGGAAGAGCTAAAGGTTGTGCTTTCAAAACGTACCTACACAGATGAGCAAGATGAGAAGATTGAGGAAATAGACGAGGTGGTATTATCTCCAAAGGATATATTAATTATGGCTTCAACTTCTGGTGGAGTTGGCGTTGTCCTATCGGCGTTATTTGCTTTTTTAACGCAAGTTGATGAGTTCATACCCTATGACTATGTGTATGGTGTTGCTAGAAATGTAGTCGGCTCTAGTGTTGTAATTATAGTGGTTGGAGTAGTCTTTGTCACCCTACTCGCATGGATTGTAGCCATTGTAAGTGCCTCTGTTAAATTTGGAAATTATAAGCTAGTTAAAAGAGGAGAGAATCTATACATCTCTAGAGGTTTATTGGAAAAAAGAGAAATGACCATCCCGATTAAAAGGATACAAGCTGTAAGAGTACAGGAAAATATAGTTCGTCAATTATTTGGGTTTGCTAGTATCTACATTGAAGTAGCTGGAGGGGCGATAGATAAAAAAGAAGAAACATCGACCTTTTTATTACCGATTGTTTCTAAAAAGGAAGTCCCTAAATTGCTCGAAAGGTTTACGCCAGATTTTATCGTGGATTCAGAAGTGAACTCACTACCAAAGCGTGCTCAAAAACGTTATATATTTCGTACGATAATTCCTAGTATAGTTGTAATTTTGATCATCAGTCTGTTACTCAATCCTTGGGGATACATAAGTGTAATTTTACTTCCAATAGCTTATCTTGTGGGAGTAAGTATGTACCGCGAAGCGGGTTGGGTCGTTAAGGAAAATCGCCTTTTACTTAGATATCGATTTCTTAACCGGCATACTGTATTTGCTAGAAGAAATAGAATTCAGGCATTCCATTTTATTCACTCCTTCTTTCAGAGAAAAAGCTTGTTAGCCTCTATTGTGGTCTCTACACAATCAAAGTTAACAGGGAAGCATTTTAAAGTAATGGATGTGGATGAAGTAGATGCTATAGAGTTATATCATTGGTATTCTTATGAGAAAAAGCAACCATCATAG
- a CDS encoding rhomboid family intramembrane serine protease, whose amino-acid sequence MFLRTENFRTFLRFYPIVSFLVAIHFILWVWISFGLPGGRYLLETMVGYNMFIGQGEWWRLFTPIVLHASFTHVLFNSFSLVLFGPALERLLGRNKFLLAYIGSALVANIATFLLEPAYFSHVGASGAIYGLFGIYLYMVLFRKDLIDQANSQIIITILIIGLIMTFVGGNINILGHIFGFVGGTILAPLVLPKQRGHHYHASSKPSFSFRKIKARMPRRLDRKSMFWIVLIILVILGMITR is encoded by the coding sequence ATGTTTCTACGTACGGAAAACTTTCGGACGTTCCTTCGGTTTTACCCTATTGTATCATTTTTAGTGGCCATTCATTTTATTTTGTGGGTTTGGATTAGCTTTGGACTTCCTGGAGGCCGTTACCTATTAGAAACCATGGTAGGCTATAATATGTTTATTGGGCAAGGTGAATGGTGGCGATTATTTACTCCAATAGTACTGCACGCAAGCTTCACTCACGTTTTATTTAATTCCTTCTCTTTGGTGTTATTCGGACCAGCTCTTGAAAGGCTACTAGGCAGAAATAAATTTCTACTTGCTTATATCGGGTCAGCTCTTGTTGCTAATATCGCTACTTTTTTACTTGAGCCTGCTTACTTTAGTCATGTAGGTGCCTCTGGTGCGATTTATGGATTATTTGGAATCTACTTATATATGGTCCTTTTCAGAAAAGACCTAATTGATCAGGCCAATTCACAGATCATTATCACGATCTTAATTATTGGTTTAATTATGACCTTTGTGGGTGGAAATATAAACATATTAGGACATATCTTTGGTTTTGTTGGTGGTACCATTCTTGCTCCATTAGTCTTACCGAAGCAGAGAGGTCACCATTATCATGCATCATCTAAACCTTCCTTTTCATTTAGAAAAATAAAAGCGCGAATGCCGAGAAGACTTGATAGGAAATCAATGTTTTGGATTGTTTTGATCATCCTCGTGATTCTCGGAATGATCACTAGATAG
- the mscL gene encoding large-conductance mechanosensitive channel protein MscL produces MKFFHDFREFAVRGNVIDMGIGVIIGTAFGKIVDSLVTDIIMPPIGLMLGKVDFSNLFINLSNEDVHTVLEAREAGAATINYGLFVNTIIHFVIVAFATYLIIRQINRMKKAPMESITKKECPHCFTSIPTLAQRCPNCTTYLDELPSSVKSSKNPRLKVRVR; encoded by the coding sequence ATGAAGTTTTTTCATGACTTTAGGGAGTTTGCTGTACGTGGAAATGTGATTGATATGGGAATTGGTGTAATAATTGGGACGGCTTTTGGAAAAATTGTTGATTCTTTAGTGACTGATATAATCATGCCTCCAATTGGATTAATGCTAGGGAAGGTTGATTTTTCAAATCTTTTTATTAACCTCTCTAATGAAGATGTGCATACTGTTCTAGAAGCTAGAGAGGCTGGGGCTGCGACAATTAACTATGGTCTTTTCGTGAATACCATCATCCACTTTGTAATTGTGGCATTTGCCACCTATCTAATCATACGTCAAATAAACAGGATGAAAAAGGCACCAATGGAGTCCATTACGAAGAAGGAGTGTCCTCATTGTTTTACTAGCATCCCAACGCTAGCACAACGATGCCCAAACTGTACTACGTACCTTGATGAGCTACCTTCGTCTGTAAAGAGTTCTAAAAATCCACGTTTAAAGGTAAGGGTTAGATAA
- the uvsE gene encoding UV DNA damage repair endonuclease UvsE, whose translation MTIVRLGYVAMSVHLQNSSPSQTMTFAQFTKLKNREAALRKLERIAQSNLQNCLRLLKHNLAFDITFFRLSSKLIPLANHEELQDWDYLESLAEGLQEIGEFVHKHDMRIGFHPDHFVLLNSPNIDILNASITTLRLHEALLRGMNIDREHRCVMHVGGGYKNKEKALEQFIHNWQFVPQDLQEMVMLENDDVTFNLQDTLYLCEKLGIPLVFDYHHHLANHQDENWEQDWERVVQTWSFSKLPLKMHISSPKSEKEFRAHADYINPETLLHFLQQVKGSVPQIDCMIEAKRKDDALFKLMNEIVKDPSVKKINGSTFKIE comes from the coding sequence TTGACGATTGTACGACTTGGATATGTTGCGATGAGTGTTCATCTGCAAAACTCTTCACCTTCTCAAACTATGACTTTTGCACAATTTACGAAGCTTAAAAATCGTGAGGCAGCACTAAGAAAATTAGAAAGAATTGCTCAATCCAATTTGCAAAATTGTCTTAGGCTGCTAAAGCATAATTTAGCTTTTGATATTACTTTCTTTAGGTTGAGCTCAAAGTTGATTCCGTTAGCTAATCATGAAGAGTTACAGGATTGGGATTATCTAGAGAGTTTAGCTGAGGGGCTTCAAGAGATCGGAGAATTTGTCCATAAGCATGATATGAGAATCGGCTTTCACCCGGACCATTTTGTACTGCTTAACTCACCTAACATAGATATATTGAATGCGTCCATTACAACATTAAGGCTTCACGAGGCATTGTTAAGAGGTATGAACATTGATCGAGAACACCGATGTGTCATGCATGTGGGTGGAGGTTATAAGAATAAAGAAAAGGCGCTAGAACAGTTTATACATAATTGGCAATTTGTCCCTCAAGACTTACAGGAAATGGTCATGCTTGAAAATGATGACGTGACCTTTAATCTACAAGATACACTTTACCTATGTGAAAAACTTGGAATTCCTCTGGTGTTTGACTATCATCACCATCTTGCGAATCATCAGGATGAAAATTGGGAGCAGGATTGGGAGCGAGTAGTTCAAACCTGGTCTTTTTCTAAGTTGCCTTTGAAAATGCATATAAGTAGCCCAAAAAGCGAAAAGGAATTTCGAGCACATGCGGATTATATAAATCCTGAAACCTTGCTGCATTTCCTACAGCAGGTAAAAGGGTCTGTTCCACAAATAGATTGCATGATAGAGGCCAAAAGAAAAGATGATGCTCTATTCAAGCTAATGAATGAGATTGTTAAGGATCCTTCAGTTAAAAAAATCAATGGTTCTACCTTTAAAATTGAATAG
- the acpS gene encoding holo-ACP synthase: MIKGIGVDIIELNRIEELASNKKFIHRILTHAEIETFLPLTNRRKIEYLAGRFAAKEAFSKAMGTGIGKNLQFIDIEVSQDSFGKPYISKPFATGVHLSISHSKEYAVAQVIIESSSS, translated from the coding sequence ATGATCAAAGGCATAGGTGTAGATATTATAGAACTAAATAGAATTGAAGAACTTGCATCAAATAAAAAATTTATTCATCGCATTTTAACTCATGCAGAAATAGAAACCTTCTTGCCACTTACTAATAGAAGAAAGATTGAGTACTTGGCAGGCCGTTTTGCTGCTAAAGAAGCCTTTTCAAAAGCGATGGGAACAGGTATTGGAAAAAATCTGCAGTTTATTGACATAGAAGTTTCTCAGGACTCATTTGGGAAGCCGTATATCTCCAAACCCTTTGCTACTGGTGTACATTTGTCCATTTCTCATAGTAAGGAATACGCAGTTGCACAAGTAATTATTGAAAGCTCGTCAAGCTAG
- a CDS encoding RsbT co-antagonist protein RsbRA: MDTFLLALIRENQEEIVNKWLEEIRVLGNENSLRVVSDQLFLNTSREFVHLIITNVENTKEQLSVNLNDFSERIIKLGWPLSYITEGLQQFRKVIHCWLQERETAPAGQLRIMNEVNEWIDPIINHMVNHYSGSWEHTVSMQKMALQELSAPLIPVFDNITVMPLIGTIDTDRARKIMENLLQGVVKHRSEVVLIDITGVPVVDTMVAHHIIQAAEAVRLVGTKCLIVGIRPEIAQTIVNLGIDLSHIITKNSLKNGLESALNMTNRTIVKTSVGENK; encoded by the coding sequence ATGGATACATTTTTACTAGCGCTCATACGAGAAAACCAAGAAGAAATCGTTAATAAATGGCTAGAGGAAATCAGAGTATTAGGTAATGAAAATAGTTTGCGGGTTGTTTCTGATCAATTATTCCTTAACACTAGTAGAGAATTTGTTCACCTTATTATTACAAATGTGGAGAACACAAAGGAGCAACTCTCAGTTAACTTGAATGATTTCTCAGAAAGAATTATTAAACTAGGATGGCCTCTTAGCTATATAACCGAAGGGCTGCAGCAGTTCAGAAAAGTGATTCACTGCTGGTTACAAGAACGTGAGACAGCTCCGGCTGGTCAGTTAAGAATCATGAATGAAGTAAATGAGTGGATTGATCCCATTATAAATCATATGGTGAATCATTATTCAGGGTCATGGGAGCATACGGTTTCCATGCAGAAGATGGCACTTCAGGAGCTATCAGCGCCACTTATTCCTGTATTTGATAACATCACGGTGATGCCTCTAATTGGAACAATCGATACAGATCGGGCGAGAAAAATTATGGAAAACCTACTACAAGGTGTCGTTAAGCACCGCTCGGAGGTAGTGTTAATAGATATTACGGGTGTACCTGTTGTGGATACTATGGTAGCACATCATATTATCCAAGCAGCTGAAGCGGTTAGGCTTGTTGGAACAAAATGCTTAATCGTTGGGATTCGCCCAGAAATAGCACAGACGATTGTAAACTTAGGAATAGATTTAAGTCATATCATCACTAAGAACTCACTAAAGAATGGGCTAGAATCTGCATTAAATATGACGAATCGAACGATTGTCAAAACTTCAGTAGGTGAAAATAAATGA
- a CDS encoding DEAD/DEAH box helicase, whose translation MSKFQDLGISQDLMNAISKMGFEEATPIQSQTIPLALENHDVIGQAQTGTGKTAAFGIPLIQKIDVSKDMIQGIVIAPTRELAIQVSEELYKVGSSKRVRVLPIYGGQDISRQIRSLKTKPPHIVVGTPGRLIDHINRKTLRLQNIQTVVLDEADEMLNMGFIEDIESILSEVPAERQTLLFSATMPGPIQRIAERFMRNPQIVKVKSKEVTVPNIQQYYVEVHEKTKFDVLTRLLDIQSPELAIIFGRTKRRVDELSEALNTRGYAAEGIHGDMTQAKRMSVLRQFKEGTIEILVATDVAARGLDISGVTHVYNFDIPQDPESYVHRIGRTGRAGKNGLAMLFVSSREMGQLKNIENTTKRKIDKMKAPTLDEALEGQQKMTIEKLVSTMETGNLSFYKRTAEELLEEHDSVSIIAAALKLMTKEPDSTPVKLTSEPPTIAKDRKPKGKGGYGGGGGYKGGGSGGGNRGDRDRGGRSKGGSGRPAGNSSRRPSRRVGAGSSAKQQ comes from the coding sequence GTGAGTAAATTTCAAGATTTGGGAATCAGTCAAGATTTAATGAACGCAATTAGTAAAATGGGGTTTGAAGAGGCAACGCCAATTCAATCACAAACAATTCCACTTGCATTAGAAAATCATGATGTAATTGGTCAAGCTCAAACTGGTACTGGTAAAACTGCTGCTTTTGGTATTCCGTTAATTCAGAAAATCGATGTTAGCAAAGATATGATTCAAGGGATTGTAATCGCTCCAACAAGAGAGCTGGCTATTCAGGTTTCAGAAGAGCTTTATAAAGTAGGTTCTTCTAAACGTGTTCGCGTTCTACCGATTTACGGTGGTCAGGATATCAGCCGCCAAATTCGTTCTTTAAAAACAAAGCCACCACATATTGTTGTAGGTACACCTGGTCGTTTAATTGACCATATCAATAGAAAGACCTTACGTCTACAGAACATTCAAACTGTCGTTTTAGATGAGGCAGATGAAATGTTAAACATGGGATTCATTGAGGATATCGAATCAATCCTTTCTGAAGTACCAGCTGAACGTCAAACTTTACTATTCTCAGCAACAATGCCTGGACCAATCCAACGTATTGCAGAGCGTTTTATGAGAAATCCTCAAATTGTAAAAGTAAAATCAAAAGAAGTAACGGTTCCAAATATTCAGCAATACTATGTAGAAGTTCATGAAAAGACGAAATTTGATGTACTAACTCGTTTATTGGATATCCAGTCTCCAGAGTTAGCAATTATCTTTGGTCGTACAAAACGTAGAGTAGATGAGCTTTCAGAAGCACTAAACACACGTGGTTATGCAGCTGAAGGAATTCATGGAGACATGACGCAGGCAAAACGTATGTCAGTTCTACGTCAGTTCAAGGAAGGTACAATTGAGATCCTAGTTGCGACTGATGTTGCGGCGCGTGGTTTAGATATCTCTGGTGTAACACATGTTTACAATTTTGATATCCCGCAAGATCCAGAATCTTATGTACACAGAATTGGTCGTACAGGTAGAGCTGGTAAAAATGGTCTTGCTATGTTATTCGTTTCTTCTAGAGAAATGGGTCAGCTTAAGAACATCGAGAATACAACAAAGCGTAAAATCGATAAAATGAAGGCACCAACTTTAGATGAGGCATTAGAAGGTCAACAAAAAATGACAATTGAAAAGCTTGTTAGCACGATGGAGACAGGAAATCTGTCGTTCTATAAGCGTACGGCTGAAGAGTTGTTAGAAGAACATGATTCAGTATCCATTATTGCTGCTGCTCTTAAGTTAATGACAAAGGAACCAGATAGTACTCCAGTTAAGCTAACTTCAGAGCCTCCAACGATCGCTAAGGATCGTAAGCCTAAAGGAAAAGGCGGTTATGGCGGCGGTGGCGGCTATAAGGGCGGTGGATCTGGTGGCGGAAACCGAGGAGATAGAGACCGCGGTGGCCGTTCTAAAGGTGGAAGTGGTAGACCTGCTGGTAACAGCAGTAGAAGACCTAGTCGCCGTGTTGGTGCAGGTTCAAGTGCAAAACAACAATAA
- a CDS encoding CopG family ribbon-helix-helix protein — protein MFVSDSSATTTEIIVRLPQQLISELDGIIKQENGSHSDIIYQATKMYLRERKKRHIRESMRRGYMEMAKINLNIASEAFLAEEEADHTVERLVSGG, from the coding sequence ATGTTTGTGTCCGATTCTAGTGCAACAACAACTGAGATTATTGTTCGTTTACCGCAACAATTAATCAGTGAATTAGATGGGATCATTAAACAGGAGAACGGTAGTCATAGTGACATCATTTATCAAGCAACGAAGATGTATTTAAGAGAAAGAAAAAAGCGTCATATCCGTGAGTCTATGAGAAGAGGCTATATGGAAATGGCGAAAATTAACTTGAATATTGCGTCAGAAGCATTCCTAGCTGAAGAAGAAGCAGATCACACCGTTGAACGCCTAGTAAGCGGGGGGTAA
- a CDS encoding PH domain-containing protein, with protein sequence MRREPANQLNTRALIVWRISAAISMVILLLMSVAIFIASIIFDWPLWIGLSLMAIVVVISVISVGLYPRLQWKRWKYEVHESEIDLQHGVFVVRRTLIPMVRVQHVDTQQGPLLRKFKLASVTISTAATVHEIPAVDEEEAEILRDKISKLARVVDEHE encoded by the coding sequence ATGAGAAGGGAACCGGCAAACCAATTAAATACTAGAGCACTTATTGTATGGAGGATTTCTGCGGCAATTTCTATGGTTATCTTGTTGTTAATGAGCGTAGCAATCTTTATTGCATCGATTATTTTTGATTGGCCATTATGGATTGGGCTTTCATTAATGGCGATTGTTGTGGTCATTTCAGTTATTTCAGTTGGGTTATATCCAAGACTCCAGTGGAAAAGGTGGAAATATGAGGTTCATGAATCGGAAATAGATTTACAGCACGGGGTGTTTGTAGTGAGGAGAACCTTAATTCCAATGGTTCGTGTTCAACATGTTGATACTCAACAAGGCCCGCTGTTGCGTAAATTTAAACTGGCTAGTGTTACGATCTCAACAGCTGCTACCGTTCACGAAATACCTGCTGTCGATGAAGAAGAAGCCGAAATCTTAAGAGATAAAATATCTAAGCTTGCTAGAGTGGTGGATGAGCATGAATAG
- the alr gene encoding alanine racemase — MSHFYRDTWVEVSLNNIYENVSKMREYLDDSTRIIAVVKANAYGHGDLGVARVAIEAGASLLAVAFLDEALSLRRGGITEPILVLGVTRPEDAVICAEQNLSVTVFHEEWLKQVKDLQIEKPLKIHVKYDTGMNRLGTTSLDELHCIIKIIEKHPSFSLEGLFTHFATADELETDYFDQQFLRFQEAVNSVVQKTANIPIIHCGNSATGLRFPEKLFNAVRMGISMYGLSPSMEMQHLLPFELKQAFSLHSKISHVKKIKAGESVSYGATYTSEQEEWIATVPVGYADGWLRRLSNQEVLVNGKRTQIVGRICMDQFMIRLPEKMDIGTRVTLIGEQGMERISIDEVAEEMDTINYEIPCMISYRVPRIHMKNGKIEHVINPIIQNM, encoded by the coding sequence ATATCCCATTTCTATCGAGATACTTGGGTGGAAGTTTCCTTAAATAATATTTATGAAAATGTCAGTAAAATGCGAGAATATCTTGATGATTCGACTCGTATTATAGCTGTAGTGAAAGCGAATGCCTATGGACACGGTGATCTTGGTGTAGCAAGGGTAGCTATTGAGGCCGGTGCCTCATTATTGGCGGTAGCTTTTCTAGATGAAGCATTATCCTTAAGAAGGGGTGGAATAACAGAACCGATCCTTGTTTTAGGTGTAACGCGACCTGAAGATGCCGTAATTTGTGCTGAACAGAATTTATCAGTAACGGTGTTTCATGAAGAATGGCTTAAGCAAGTAAAGGACCTTCAAATTGAAAAGCCCCTAAAAATACATGTCAAATATGATACAGGCATGAACCGATTAGGTACTACATCATTGGATGAGCTTCACTGTATAATCAAAATTATTGAGAAACACCCATCTTTTTCACTAGAGGGACTTTTTACTCATTTTGCAACTGCGGATGAGTTGGAAACAGACTATTTTGATCAGCAATTTTTACGTTTTCAAGAAGCTGTTAACTCTGTCGTCCAAAAGACTGCCAACATCCCGATTATTCATTGTGGAAACAGTGCAACCGGCTTGCGTTTTCCAGAAAAATTATTTAATGCTGTTAGAATGGGAATCTCCATGTATGGTCTATCACCTTCGATGGAGATGCAACACCTATTACCCTTTGAGCTAAAACAAGCCTTTTCCTTGCATAGCAAAATCAGTCATGTTAAGAAGATCAAAGCAGGTGAAAGTGTAAGTTACGGTGCAACTTATACCTCAGAACAAGAGGAATGGATTGCGACAGTTCCGGTTGGATATGCAGATGGATGGTTAAGAAGATTAAGCAATCAAGAAGTTCTTGTGAACGGGAAGCGAACTCAAATTGTCGGAAGAATTTGTATGGATCAGTTTATGATTCGCTTGCCCGAAAAGATGGATATAGGAACCCGAGTTACGTTAATTGGTGAACAGGGTATGGAGAGAATATCAATTGATGAAGTTGCAGAAGAGATGGACACTATAAATTATGAGATTCCTTGTATGATTAGTTATCGTGTACCAAGAATTCACATGAAGAATGGCAAGATTGAACATGTTATAAACCCCATCATTCAAAATATGTAA
- the ndoA gene encoding type II toxin-antitoxin system endoribonuclease NdoA, with product MIVKRGDVYFADLSPVVGSEQGGVRPVLVLQNDIGNRFSPTVIVAAITAQIQKAKLPTHVEIDAKRYGFERDSVILLEQIRTIDKQRLTDKITHLDDEMMEKVDEGVQISLGLIDF from the coding sequence TTGATTGTTAAACGTGGTGACGTTTATTTTGCTGACCTTTCCCCAGTAGTTGGATCCGAACAAGGGGGAGTAAGACCTGTCCTTGTTCTTCAAAACGATATTGGGAATCGGTTTAGTCCCACAGTTATTGTTGCTGCAATAACTGCCCAAATCCAAAAAGCTAAGCTTCCTACTCATGTTGAGATAGATGCAAAGCGATATGGATTTGAGCGAGACTCTGTCATTTTACTAGAACAAATTCGAACAATTGATAAGCAACGATTGACGGACAAAATCACACATCTAGATGATGAAATGATGGAAAAAGTGGACGAAGGCGTACAGATTAGTCTTGGACTCATCGATTTTTAA